The window TCGCCCTGCGCCATCGACGGCAACCGCACATGACGCACCCGGCCATCCGATCCCGTAATACCCAGCGTCGCATAGAAGTCCGGGAGCTGGCGCGCGGCCATCAGGAGCAACAGCGACCGCTCAGGCAACCGGTGCGTGACATCCGTGAAAATGCGCCACGAGGTCTGGTGCAACCGATGCGCGTCGTCGATGAAGATCACCAGGGGCGCCTCCTCCGCGATCGCCGACACCAACTCGGACAGCGAATACACCAGCTGGGCATAGGCCAGGTCCGCCGTCATGCCGCTCGAGAGTGGCTGCTGTGGATCCGGGTGCAGCAGCCGGCGCAGGTAATGCAGGTGCTCCTGGCCACACCCCAACGCCCCGGGCTGGCTTAGCAACATCCCGGTCAATCCCAACAGGCTGGACAGTGGAGCGATGGTGTCGCCAGCTCCGCAGGTGTAGGTCACCACGAGCCCGCCGTCGAGCACCGCCAGACGCAAGAGCTCCGTGGATGTGCGCGTCTTGCCGATCCCCGCTTCCCCGGTCACCAACGCGCATTGCCCCATGCCGCGACGCGTCCCCGCCCACACGTCTCGCAAGCTCCCCAAACTCCTTCGCGCGGCCCACAAAGGGCACCTCGAAGCGCAACGGCATCAGGGCGTCATCCATCCCCTCCGACACCCGGCGCCGCAACGTCCGCACCGGGATGCGCAACGCGTCGCTGACCTCGCCCACCTCGGATTCGTACCGGTCCAGCAGCATCAGGGCGTCTACCTTGCTGCCGTCCATCACCAGCGCTTCAGCGAGCGCCAGCGTCGCCGTCTCGTTGAGCGGATCGAGGGCCAGGAGCGCGCGTGCGAGCTCATGGATGTCGCCAAAACGCGCCTGCGCCCTGGCGTCCACGATCGCAGCGGCCAGCGCTCGTCGACGCACGGCGGCGGCCCGATCGCGCAGCTCCTCCACCCACTCCCGAAAGGCGCTCCCCAACTGCGACGAGTAGCCGGGTAGGAATGGCTGGGTCCCGATGCGCACCAGCTCGCTGCGATCGATCGGGCCATGCAATAGCTCCCGCAAGTCGATCTCGGTGTCATTCTCGTCTATGGAGACGTGACCCGCGCGCAGGTGGATCGGAACCCCAAGCTGGCGCAGGCGATACAACGCCTGGCGCAACGAGTGCCGTCCCTGTTCACCCGTGGACGACGGCCAGATGATCCGGCACAGCTCGTCGCGCGCCACCCCACGCGGGTCGGACGCGGACACGTACAGGAGCACCCCGAACAGGATCTCCGCGTCGGGTTCGATCCGGGCAATCGGGGTCTCGAAAACTGGCGGACCGAAAGTGAGCGCGCGCATAAGGAGACTCGCGAGCGCGACAAGGTCAACGCCCGAAGAACGGTTGCGCTAATCTGGCATCCGCCGTCACGTAGGCGTCAAGCCACCCCGGGCGGCCTCGTCGGTTGGCGGTCTTGCCCGAGCCGGACTGGCCAGGGGGCGCCGGCCAGGCGCCGCCCGGATTCCGCCTGCAGCGCCAGGCCAGACCCCCCCGGCGGTGAGCCCCGACTCCGAGGTCCGGCCCCCTGCGGCATGGAACGCGCGACCGCACCCCCGGTCCCCAGCCGCCTGTCGCGAGGAGGTGTCGCCCGCTCGCGTGTGGCCACCCGTGACACCCTCGGACAGGAATCCCCGACGCGAGTTTCCTGCACACCGGGTGCCCCAATTGCTGATGTCCCGGCGACGAGTATTGAGGTAGGATGCAGGTGCACGCCGGCGCCGCGTGTTGGCGTGGCAGCGTCTGACGCAAGGGATGCAGCGGACCGGTGTGGACGCGGACCCGGTCCGCGACGACAGGGAGGGAGCTGTGCGAACGACACTACGATTGATCGGTCACCTCATGGTGGCTGCTACTTATGCAGGAGCGGCGACGGCGGCCGGTGCGCAAACACTCGCGGAGACCCCAGTGGGGAATCGGGTGCAGCTCACCATTCGCGACTCGTTGCGGCAGGGGCCATTCCAACGCGCGCGCCAGAACGTGATCGGGCAGTTTGTGCGCGCGAATACCGACTCCGTCTGGCTGCGCCTGAGGGGGCACTGGGGAGTTCGGGGGTGGCCCGAACGTCCATCACAAAGGCCCAGGTCAGCACCGGCGCCTCGCGGTGGAAAAGCTCGCTCCTGCTGGGGGTCGGATGGGGGCTTGGGATGGCGGCGGCCATCGCGATCGATGACCTCGACCATGAGCACGAACACCGGGCGCGGGACGCCTGGGTCGGGGCAGGGGTTGGACTCGGCGCTGGACTCGTCGTGGGTGCGACCTGGCCGTTCGAGATGTGGCGAGGGGTCCGCGACTGACCTTGGGGGGGGCGATGGGGCATCGGCGGGAGGCGGAGGTGTACCTGAGCTCCGCGTCTCGCCGGTCTGGCGCAGGTGGAGGGATCGGCTGACATTCGCGGCATGCAATCGTCGCCCTTGCTTGCCCTCTTCGTCCTGGCCATCGCCGCCGGCCGGCCGCGCGCCCAGGACGCCGCGCCGCCCAACATCCTGCTCGTCATCACGGATGACCTCGGCTACGGAGACCTTGGCGTCACCGGGGCGCAGGACATTCGCACCCCGCATCTCGACGCCCTCGCCCGGCAGGGGATCCGGTTCACCGAGTTCTACGCCAACGGGCCGCTCTGCACGCCAACGCGGGCGGCGCTGATCAGCGGGCGTTACCAGCAACGAGTGGCGATCGAGGAGGCGTTCGGCGGCGCGTCGTCGTCGTTCGCCGAGCGCGGGCTGCCTGTGCGTGGCAGCTCGCTCCCCCAGTTGCTGAAGGGTCGGGGCTACACCACGGGGCTCATCGGCAAGTGGCATTTGGGCTACAAGCCGGAGTTCTCGCCGCGCGCCCATGGGTTTGACACCTTCTGGGGATCAAGAGCGGATACGTCGACTACTACCATCACACCGATGGTGCCGGCCGCCCGGACCTGTTCGACGGCGACACGCCGACAACGGTGGACGGCTACATGACCGACCTCATCACGGAACGCGCGCTGCGGTTTGTGCGTGAGCACCGGGCGCGACCGTTCTTCCTCGAGGTCGCGTACACGGCCCCCCATTGGCCGTACCAGCCGCCAGGACGCGAGACCCGCGCCGCGCGCAACGCGGCGCATCTCGATGCCCGTGACGACGACCCCGGCACCCGCGCCGACTACGCCCGGATGGTCGAACGCGCAGACGCGGGCATCGGGGAGTTGGTACGACTGGTGGACTCGCTGGGCATCGCCCGCAACACCCTCGTGGTCTTCACCAATGACAATGGGGGCGAGTGGCTCTCGCGCAATGCGCCGTTCCGGCATCGCAAGTGGACCCTCTGGGAAGGGGGGATTCGCGTCCCCACGATCATGCGCTGGCTCGGGCGCATCCCCGCCGGGCGGACGACCGCGCAAGTCGGGATCACGATGGACCTCACGGCGACCATCGCGGCGGCCGCCGGCGCGACCGTTCCTCGTGACGCGGGACATGAAGGAGTGAACCTCCTCCCGACCGCGCTCTCAATCGGGCGGCGCAGCCTGGCAGCTCTACTGGCGCACCCGTGCCGGGGGTGACGCAGCAGGCCGTGCGAGACGGCGACTGGAAGTTGCTCGTGGACGGACCGTCGGCGCTGTTGTTCAATGTGCGGGAGGATCCGGGAGAGGCGCGGGACCTGGCGGCGCAGCGTCCGGAGGTCGCGCGTCGGCTCGCGCG is drawn from Gemmatimonadota bacterium and contains these coding sequences:
- a CDS encoding sulfatase-like hydrolase/transferase, which gives rise to MQSSPLLALFVLAIAAGRPRAQDAAPPNILLVITDDLGYGDLGVTGAQDIRTPHLDALARQGIRFTEFYANGPLCTPTRAALISGRYQQRVAIEEAFGGASSSFAERGLPVRGSSLPQLLKGRGYTTGLIGKWHLGYKPEFSPRAHGFDTFWGSRADTSTTTITPMVPAARTCSTATRRQRWTAT
- a CDS encoding sulfatase-like hydrolase/transferase; amino-acid sequence: MTDLITERALRFVREHRARPFFLEVAYTAPHWPYQPPGRETRAARNAAHLDARDDDPGTRADYARMVERADAGIGELVRLVDSLGIARNTLVVFTNDNGGEWLSRNAPFRHRKWTLWEGGIRVPTIMRWLGRIPAGRTTAQVGITMDLTATIAAAAGATVPRDAGHEGVNLLPTALSIGRRSLAALLAHPCRG